One segment of Candidatus Hydrogenedentota bacterium DNA contains the following:
- a CDS encoding dipeptidase yields MKPCYSVEIPLDQLGSAMQSDQSIAYARDNHDRFLNEYREFLRLESVSTLPEHKDDVARTAMWVADQLHLAGVGHVAIMPTDGHPVVYGESKGPEGAPVMLVYGHYDVQPADPLNEWHSPPFEPEIRDDYIYARGASDMKGQIFAHIKAVEALSKQGPLRFTLKYVIEGEEEIGSPHLGAFIDEHRDLLKCDFVCNCDAGIHEKDVPAITYGLRGLAYFELTLRGPGKDLHSGLFGGSVHNPAQALCELIAGMHDADGRVTLPGFYDKVRALDADERAEIARLPYSDDDWKEMTGAPALWGEKGFSTLERIGARPTLEVNGMVSGFTGEGSKTVLPAKAMAKISTRLVADQEPSDVYDQLCAYLKQRCPKTVTWDVTELTHGKGAIMNRKTPAMAAASEALKKVYGKDPIFKREGGSVPIVAMLQDKLGVDSVMLGFALPSDGIHGPNEKQYLPNFFRGIEAYIHFMAGLA; encoded by the coding sequence ATGAAACCCTGCTATAGTGTCGAAATTCCACTTGACCAGTTGGGGAGCGCCATGCAATCCGATCAATCCATAGCGTATGCACGCGATAATCATGATCGTTTTCTGAACGAGTACCGGGAGTTTCTGCGGCTCGAAAGCGTATCGACGCTTCCGGAGCACAAAGACGATGTCGCGCGCACGGCGATGTGGGTGGCGGACCAATTGCACCTCGCGGGCGTCGGGCACGTCGCCATTATGCCGACCGATGGGCATCCGGTCGTCTACGGCGAATCGAAGGGACCGGAAGGCGCGCCGGTGATGCTGGTGTACGGGCACTACGATGTACAGCCCGCGGACCCATTGAACGAATGGCACTCGCCGCCGTTCGAGCCGGAAATCCGCGACGATTACATCTACGCGCGTGGCGCGTCGGACATGAAAGGCCAAATCTTCGCACACATCAAGGCAGTCGAGGCGCTGTCGAAACAGGGCCCGTTGCGGTTCACGCTGAAGTACGTGATTGAAGGCGAAGAGGAGATCGGGTCGCCGCACCTCGGCGCGTTTATTGACGAGCACCGCGACTTGCTGAAATGCGATTTTGTGTGCAACTGCGACGCGGGCATCCACGAGAAGGACGTGCCGGCGATTACGTATGGTCTGCGCGGATTGGCGTATTTCGAATTGACGCTGCGTGGGCCGGGAAAGGACCTTCACAGCGGCTTGTTCGGAGGTTCGGTCCACAATCCGGCGCAGGCATTGTGCGAGCTGATCGCGGGCATGCATGACGCGGACGGGCGCGTGACGCTGCCGGGTTTCTACGACAAGGTGCGGGCGCTTGATGCGGACGAACGCGCGGAAATAGCGCGTCTCCCCTACTCCGACGACGACTGGAAGGAAATGACCGGCGCGCCGGCGCTGTGGGGCGAAAAGGGATTCAGCACGCTCGAACGCATCGGCGCGCGGCCAACGCTCGAAGTAAATGGGATGGTCAGCGGATTCACGGGCGAGGGATCGAAAACGGTGTTGCCGGCGAAAGCAATGGCGAAAATCTCGACGCGGCTCGTTGCCGATCAAGAACCCTCGGACGTGTACGATCAATTGTGCGCGTATCTCAAACAGCGCTGTCCGAAGACCGTGACGTGGGACGTGACAGAACTTACTCACGGCAAAGGCGCGATCATGAATCGCAAGACGCCGGCGATGGCCGCGGCGTCCGAAGCGTTGAAGAAGGTTTACGGCAAGGACCCCATCTTTAAGCGCGAAGGCGGCAGCGTTCCCATAGTGGCCATGTTGCAGGACAAGCTGGGGGTCGATTCGGTGATGCTTGGGTTCGCGCTGCCGAGCGACGGCATCCACGGCCCGAACGAGAAGCAGTACCTGCCGAATTTCTTCCGCGGCATCGAGGCGTACATTCACTTCATGGCGGGATTGGCCTAG